Proteins encoded together in one Treponema primitia ZAS-1 window:
- a CDS encoding VanZ family protein, protein MAGENRLQIRQACFGGGWVPKWWCVCLSAKLCLDRSFGTPIPSTRCPMVVRMTSILKILPKIPALLVVAGIWFLSSQSSLPTPQGILGFDKLQHLIAYLVLAATASFWFSPAQREFHRLRTLFLLVFISSLYGVSDEVHQFFVPGRDCNVWDWIADTIGAFLGAGAALLADRYIFRKQSSTV, encoded by the coding sequence GTGGCTGGGGAAAACCGGCTGCAAATCCGGCAAGCCTGTTTCGGCGGCGGCTGGGTTCCCAAGTGGTGGTGTGTATGCCTGTCGGCAAAATTATGCCTGGACAGAAGTTTTGGCACGCCCATTCCTTCAACACGATGCCCGATGGTGGTAAGAATGACTTCAATCCTGAAAATATTGCCTAAAATACCCGCCCTGCTGGTTGTAGCGGGCATTTGGTTCTTATCTTCCCAGAGTAGCCTTCCCACTCCACAGGGTATCCTGGGTTTCGATAAACTCCAGCATCTAATCGCCTATCTGGTCCTTGCGGCAACAGCGTCTTTCTGGTTTTCCCCCGCCCAGCGTGAATTCCACCGTTTGCGGACCCTGTTCCTGCTTGTTTTTATCAGTTCCCTCTACGGGGTAAGTGACGAGGTACACCAGTTTTTTGTACCCGGCCGTGACTGCAACGTATGGGATTGGATAGCCGACACCATCGGCGCCTTTCTTGGAGCCGGCGCAGCGCTGCTAGCTGACCGGTACATATTCAGGAAGCAGAGTAGTACGGTATGA
- a CDS encoding nucleotidyltransferase substrate binding protein, whose translation MNPDIRWVQRFDNYKKALAVLERTASITVERSLSEAERQGLVQGFEFTFELAWNVLKDYLEALGFNDFHGSISTIRIAFREGLIENGEAWMDMVKSRNDSSHTYNVETADKVVNAILNTYIDEFRKLTKTMDRYYEQHIGNADGC comes from the coding sequence ATGAACCCGGATATCCGCTGGGTACAGCGGTTTGATAATTATAAGAAAGCATTGGCGGTACTTGAGAGAACCGCTTCCATTACGGTGGAACGTTCCTTATCCGAAGCTGAACGACAGGGGCTAGTTCAAGGATTTGAATTCACCTTTGAACTCGCTTGGAATGTGCTTAAAGATTATCTGGAAGCGCTGGGGTTTAATGACTTTCATGGCTCAATAAGTACTATTCGAATAGCTTTCCGGGAAGGACTAATAGAGAACGGCGAAGCCTGGATGGACATGGTAAAAAGTCGGAATGATTCCAGCCATACCTATAATGTTGAAACCGCAGATAAAGTCGTCAATGCAATTTTAAACACTTATATTGACGAATTTAGAAAACTGACCAAAACCATGGACCGGTACTACGAACAGCATATCGGAAA